A genome region from Bacillaceae bacterium IKA-2 includes the following:
- a CDS encoding amino acid decarboxylase, which translates to MLNVKMEGNKAIIDVRENVLRGEHPKDEVLDYVQKAAEGTTFEIHLPLRGEPMVNLFKSKGMNAYIEELGPEHFRIIVEKL; encoded by the coding sequence ATGCTAAATGTAAAAATGGAAGGAAATAAAGCAATCATTGATGTTCGTGAAAATGTTTTAAGAGGAGAACATCCGAAAGATGAAGTTTTAGACTATGTACAAAAAGCAGCAGAGGGAACAACCTTTGAAATTCATTTACCGCTTCGAGGAGAGCCAATGGTAAATTTATTTAAATCGAAAGGAATGAATGCGTATATCGAAGAATTGGGTCCGGAACATTTTAGGATAATCGTCGAAAAATTATAG
- a CDS encoding phosphoglycerate dehydrogenase, giving the protein MSTITLNKVKTIKSLNNIAESGLNVFNTDGYTIDNDSENPDAMVVRSFNMHTLEFGTNLKAIARAGAGVNNIPVEQCTERGIVVFNTPGANANAVKELVLTTLIASSRNLFAGVTWAKTLAGEGDQIPKLVEAGKKNFVGKEIKGKTLGVIGLGAIGALVANDALELDMEVIGYDPYISVDTAWNLSSNVHRAMSIEHLFANSDYITVHVPLTADNKGMFNEATFSIMKPDVYIFNFSRDGLVNETDIGAALESGKVGKFITDFPNENVLKMKNTVPIPHLGASTNEAEENCAIMVTRQVKEFLETGNIKNSVNFPNASLPYTGKRRVAAFHKNVPNMVGQITSALSTYHLNIADMVSRSRGDYAYTMIDIDNEVTEDCIPGLEEQIKQIAGLVTVRVI; this is encoded by the coding sequence ATGAGCACAATCACTTTAAATAAAGTAAAAACAATAAAATCGTTAAATAATATTGCCGAAAGCGGCCTAAATGTATTTAATACGGATGGTTATACGATCGATAATGATAGTGAAAATCCGGATGCTATGGTTGTTCGTAGTTTTAACATGCATACATTAGAATTTGGCACTAATTTAAAAGCAATCGCCCGGGCTGGTGCAGGTGTTAATAATATCCCAGTTGAACAATGTACAGAACGTGGAATTGTCGTTTTTAATACTCCAGGAGCCAACGCAAACGCTGTAAAAGAACTTGTTCTAACGACATTAATTGCTTCATCACGTAACCTTTTTGCCGGTGTCACTTGGGCAAAGACATTAGCAGGTGAAGGAGATCAAATTCCAAAGCTGGTAGAAGCAGGTAAGAAAAATTTTGTTGGAAAAGAAATAAAGGGAAAAACTTTAGGTGTTATCGGTTTGGGTGCAATTGGTGCGCTTGTAGCGAATGATGCGCTAGAATTAGACATGGAAGTAATCGGATATGACCCGTATATCTCTGTCGATACGGCTTGGAACTTATCTAGCAATGTGCATCGTGCAATGTCGATTGAACATTTGTTTGCAAACTCTGATTATATCACTGTACACGTTCCGTTAACCGCTGATAATAAAGGAATGTTTAACGAAGCGACCTTTAGTATCATGAAACCTGACGTTTATATTTTCAACTTCTCTCGCGATGGGCTTGTCAATGAAACAGATATCGGAGCAGCACTTGAAAGTGGAAAAGTTGGTAAGTTTATTACAGACTTCCCGAATGAAAATGTCTTGAAAATGAAAAATACTGTTCCGATTCCTCATTTAGGTGCTTCTACTAATGAAGCAGAAGAGAACTGTGCGATTATGGTGACGCGTCAGGTCAAGGAATTTCTTGAAACAGGAAATATAAAAAATTCAGTAAATTTTCCAAATGCTTCTTTACCTTATACAGGAAAGCGCCGTGTTGCAGCATTCCACAAAAACGTTCCAAACATGGTTGGCCAGATCACATCAGCTCTATCAACCTATCACTTGAACATTGCTGATATGGTTAGCAGAAGTCGTGGCGATTATGCGTATACGATGATTGACATTGACAACGAAGTAACCGAAGATTGTATTCCAGGTTTAGAAGAACAAATTAAACAGATCGCCGGCCTAGTTACAGTCCGTGTGATCTAG
- a CDS encoding nucleotidyltransferase domain-containing protein, giving the protein MGQQEFKKIEEFLISRLTPYCIYIFGSFAKGTSNKDSDIDIAYFSEIKVDNYERFMLAQELAVILNKNVDLIDLSQATTVFQTQIVSTGEVIYCSDDNRRMNFEMLTLKMYAKLNEERKEILKRIYESGDVYEV; this is encoded by the coding sequence ATGGGTCAACAAGAATTTAAAAAAATAGAAGAGTTTTTAATTTCTAGATTAACTCCTTATTGTATTTATATTTTTGGCTCTTTTGCAAAAGGAACTTCTAACAAAGATAGCGATATTGATATTGCTTATTTTTCTGAAATAAAGGTAGATAATTATGAGCGTTTTATGCTAGCACAAGAATTAGCAGTAATATTAAATAAGAATGTTGATTTGATTGATTTAAGCCAAGCAACTACAGTTTTTCAAACGCAGATTGTCTCAACGGGAGAAGTTATTTATTGTAGCGATGATAATCGCAGAATGAATTTTGAAATGCTAACGTTAAAGATGTACGCAAAGCTAAATGAAGAACGGAAAGAAATTCTTAAAAGAATTTATGAAAGTGGTGATGTTTATGAGGTCTGA
- a CDS encoding DUF86 domain-containing protein encodes MRSDVILNKVNIIERCLVRVQDVYASSPENLSDYTKQDSIVLNIQRACEASIDLAMHIIAENKLGIPQHSRDGFEILKTHQIITEKIAENMKAMVGFRNIAIHDYQTIHIGILQKIIENHLQDFKEFSNQIIKK; translated from the coding sequence ATGAGGTCTGACGTCATTCTTAATAAGGTAAATATCATTGAACGTTGTTTAGTTAGAGTTCAAGACGTCTATGCTTCAAGTCCAGAAAACTTAAGTGATTATACAAAACAAGATTCAATCGTTTTAAATATTCAACGCGCATGCGAAGCGTCTATTGATTTGGCCATGCATATTATTGCTGAAAACAAACTTGGTATACCTCAACATAGTCGAGACGGCTTTGAAATTTTGAAAACACATCAAATTATAACAGAAAAAATTGCTGAAAATATGAAAGCGATGGTTGGCTTTAGAAATATTGCCATACATGACTACCAAACCATTCATATTGGTATTCTCCAAAAAATTATCGAAAACCACTTACAGGATTTTAAAGAGTTTTCGAATCAAATAATTAAAAAATAA